The Bacillus sp. BGMRC 2118 DNA segment AAAGCTATTGGTTCATCGAAAAGATATTGAAAAGGCAAATAACTTAAAATAATCCCATCGCTACCTTTCATCCCAACTTTTTCAAAGATGTGGGATGGGATAAAAACCTTCCTTGAGCAGAAATTAAGTAATGCTTCACCATTTTGCTTGAGGAGGGAAACCGATGAATTCGTTTTACAAAAGTATTGTAAGTGGTCTACTAGTTGTAGGGTGTTTAACAGCATGTAACAATGGCGAGGAATCTTCTGCGGATCGATATGATACGCGTAATGACTTCTTAAATAGCGAAGATGTGAATTACCAATCCAGTAACAGTAGAACAAATGCCGATGGAAAGCTGACTAGAAGCACGGTAACGTACAATGCCTCTGGCGATCAAAAGAAGATCATCTCAAATAACCATAGAAAAAATATGAAAAATGAAGGGCAACAGAGATACACTCGTTACAATAGACCAGAAAACAACGCAAATCCGTCAAGTAATACGGGTGCAACAACACCAAATGCAACATCACCAGGACCAAATGCAACAGTGGGGACAAATAATAATCAGCAAGGAGATTTTATACAGCAAGTGGTAGACCTCACCAATCGTGAAAGAACAAACAATGGCCTTCCACCCATTGCAGCAGATACAGAATTACAAAAGGCAGCTCAAATGAAGTCTGATGATATGGCAACAAATAATTATTTCTCGCATACATCACCGAACTATGGTTCACCATTTGATATGTTAAAGAGCTTAGGCATTGAATATAAAGTAGCTGCAGAAAATATTGCCCAAGGCCAACGTTCGCCTCAAGAGGTAGTCACAGCCTGGATGAACAGCGAAGGACACCGCAAAAACATCCTTAACAAAGACATCACACACATCGGAGTTGGCCATGCAGCTTCTGGCAACTACTGGACACAATTGTTTATAAAAAAATAATGGAAAATAAAGATTATTCGACAAGTGACTGGCACTTGTCGATTTTTTTTTGAAAAGAAGGGTAAATTGATTTCTCACCGAATATATGTAGAAAAAGGGGTTTTGAGGGGAGTGGATGGTGTGAGTCAAGAGATTCTTGATAAGGCTGTAGGATTGTTAGTAGAGCATGGTATTGATGCGTGGTTGATTATGACGAGGGAAGGTTCTGATCCGGTTGTGCCGTTGTTGTTTGGAGTCCGTTCTGTGTCACCGGCTGCTATTTTAGTCCATAAAGATGGGAATCATGTTGTCGTTACGTCCAAAAGTGATATTGGGAATTATAAGGCAACAGGTTATTTTTCTGAAGTCATTTGTTATGAAAAAAGCTTAGCAGACGACTTCCTTCCACTTTGGAAAAAAGGTGCTTATCAGAAGGTTGCACTCAACATTTCTGAAAGTGATTATTTTAGTGACGGGCTGTCTCAAGGCTTTTATGAATGGATTGCTGAAACAGTTGGGGAAGATGTGTTAAAGAATGTTGAGGTATCAAGTGAACCGATTATACAGCAGTTGAAGCCTGAACCTGCAGAGTCACAATCATCAGACTCTATATATACTGAGCTAGATGTACAGATTCAAAAAGAAAAAATGATACAAGCTGTAACATATTTAAATGAGCAAAATATAGATTCTTGGCTGATTGTTTCAAGGAAGGGTGAGGATCCTTCGTTACCCTTATTAGTTGGCGAGAAGTTGCATCAACTAAGTGCGTTTATAGTTACAAAAGCTAATAAGCATATTGCCTTGTGCAGTGAGCAGGAATTCTCGGCTATTGAAAGGCTTGGGTTATTTACTTCTATCTATACATACACAACTGATTTTGATGAGAAATTGAGAGGGATCATTGAACAGTTTAATCCGGAAAATATTGCGATTAATAGTTCAATTAGAGAAAACGTGGCTGACGGTATTACGGCCGGGCTCTTTAGAAAGGTTCAGCATGCATTGAGTCATTCATTTAACGGTACATATGTTAAATCAGAGTCATTCCTGACGAGACTACGCGCCATTAAATCCAAATCGGAAATCATGCGAATTCAACGAGCTATTCATGTAACAGAAGAGATTTATGAAGAAGTATATAAACAATTACGAGTTGGAATGACGGAGAAGGAGGCAGGATGGTTATTTGTCCGTGAAATGAAAAAGCGTGGAGTAATAAATGCAATTGATCGGACTTTATCTATGCCAATTGTCATGAAGGAAAATATCGCTCATCGTGCACCAAGTGATGCCGTTATTCAGGAGGGTGACCTTGTCATTTTTGATTTTAGTGTTGATGTTGAAGGGTATGTATCTGATATTGCCAGAACTGTCTATTTCTTAAGAGAGGGAGAAGAAGCACCTCCCGAGGAGATTAAAGATGCATTTAACGCTGTACACGAGGCCATTACGCGTGCTGCAAATATGTTAAAGCCTGGCATAAAGGGATTTGAAGTAGATGGTGCAGCAAGGAATTATTATATAGAGAACGGTTACCCTGAAATTACACATGCAACAGGGCACCAAATTGGACGTGAAGTACACGATGGTGGAGCATTGCTAGCTGCTAAGTGGGAACGGTACGGAGATAGTTCATCGCAGCCTCTTGAAGAAGGAATGGTTTTTACAATCGAACCAACCTTATTTTTAGATAATGGGATACATTTCATCGTAGAAGAAAATGTAGTGATTACGGAGGATGGTTTTGAATACTTAAGTAACCGTCAAAACGAATTAATTTTAATTAAGTAATTAAGTAAGAATCGGGTGACTTTTCACCCGATTCTTTTTCTACACAGCCTCTGTTACATTTGAATCTGCTCCATCAGGATCATTATTATTAGACGAACTCACTCCGTTATTCGTTTGAATATAATACCCTGTATTAAATCCTCCTGAACCGGCAACTGTTTTACTAGTAGATGTAGGTGAGGCATTAAAGGCATCGCCTGAAACGATAATTCCTTCGTTACTATTAAAAACTACAGGTCCTACAATGATACATGGCATAATTAACACTCCTTTTGGCCATCTTCTTTTATCCTATGTTAGGAACTCAAATGATGATTAGGCAAATAGGGAACTTTTCCAAAGTAAGATAATAGTAATTCAGGGATTAATTTGATATGATTGTACAAAATATTCATAATATTTTTTAAAAAACTTTAATCGTGAAAACGCTTACTAAGAAGGGGGATGTGCATGGAAACAATCGTGGAAAAAAAGTTTAAACTATGGCCAAAACAGAAAAAATGGCGTATAGCATTATCGATTTTGTTAGGTATTATATTTATTCTTCTATTAGCTGGCACCTTTCTGTTCTGGTTTATCCAAAGAAGTGAGCCACAAATTGAAGGTACACTGATGATTGATGGATTAAAAGGGGAAGTAACAGTTTATCGAGACTCGTCAGGAGTTCCACACATTGAGGCTCAAAATCAAGATGACCTCTTTTTGGCACAAGGATTTGTCACAGCACAGGATCGAATCTTTCAAATGGATTTAAGTAGAAGACAGGCTTCTGGGATGTTAAGTGAAGTTGTTGGAAAGCAGGCATTGGAACGTGATAAATTTTTCCGCACCTTAGGATTAAGACGTGCAGCAGAAAAGTCACTTGCGCAATATTCACCTGAAGCAAAGCAAGCATTAGCTTCTTATGCAAAGGGAGTCAATCTATTTATCGAACAGGCAAAAAAGGAAAAGAAACTGCCTGTTGAATTTACGATATTAGGCTATGAACCAACTACTTGGAGCGAGATTGATTCTTTAACAATCGGAAAATATATGGCATTTGATTTAGGTGGACATTGGGAAGGGCAGGCATTCAGACATTACTTGCTTGATAAATTTCCGGAAGATAAAGCATTAGAACTTTTTCCTGCCTATCCGAAGGACGGAGCCAAAATTATGCAGGCGGTAAAGGAAACCGATATTAATATTAGTAAAAGCTTTGCACAGGCTGTGAT contains these protein-coding regions:
- a CDS encoding aminopeptidase P family protein — its product is MIQAVTYLNEQNIDSWLIVSRKGEDPSLPLLVGEKLHQLSAFIVTKANKHIALCSEQEFSAIERLGLFTSIYTYTTDFDEKLRGIIEQFNPENIAINSSIRENVADGITAGLFRKVQHALSHSFNGTYVKSESFLTRLRAIKSKSEIMRIQRAIHVTEEIYEEVYKQLRVGMTEKEAGWLFVREMKKRGVINAIDRTLSMPIVMKENIAHRAPSDAVIQEGDLVIFDFSVDVEGYVSDIARTVYFLREGEEAPPEEIKDAFNAVHEAITRAANMLKPGIKGFEVDGAARNYYIENGYPEITHATGHQIGREVHDGGALLAAKWERYGDSSSQPLEEGMVFTIEPTLFLDNGIHFIVEENVVITEDGFEYLSNRQNELILIK
- a CDS encoding spore germination protein, whose amino-acid sequence is MPCIIVGPVVFNSNEGIIVSGDAFNASPTSTSKTVAGSGGFNTGYYIQTNNGVSSSNNNDPDGADSNVTEAV